GCCAGCCGCTTGTCCAACTGGACTTGTTTAAAAGCCTGATTGTTGTGAGCACTGCTATGATTGGTGCCTTTACCAGCGCCGGCCTATTTTCCAGTGTCTATGCCCTGCCGTTATTTGCACGGTCTGTCCAACGCATGAACGCGACAGATGCCGGGCTTGTCCTTTTTCCGGCTGGTGTTGCTCTTGTTATTATTTTTCCAATTGTTGGACGGCTTGTCGACAAACTTCCAGCCTATAAGCTGATTGTCGTCGGACAGATTGTTTTCATCATCTCAATGATCATCCTGAGTTTCTCAACCCGTGACACCGGCTATCTTGCGCTTGCTGGCTGGTCGTTGGTAAGTCGGGTTGCCTTAGGGGCTATCATGCCCACCAACAGTACTTTTTCGCTCTCCAGTGTCCCACCAAGCCATGTTACACAGGCCTCCAGTGCTTTTAACTTCATCCGAATGCTCGGCGGTACTTTAGGGATCAATCTGACGGCCTTGCTGATCACCAACAGAATGGCCCAGCATACTACGGAATTAAAAGAAATGGGCCGCGATGTTCTGGCTGATGACTCTCAAATTCAGATTATGACATTGACGTTTCAAGACAGTTTTCTGTTTACTGGATTGGTTTTCTGCCTTGCGATCATTCCCACCCTGTATATCGCCTATCACACAAGAAGGGTGGGCGAATAAAAAAAACCCTGCCATTGCTGACAGGGTTTTATTTGCAATCTCAGTCAAAAATCAACTGAAGGATTTTCCTTCTTTTACAAGCCGCTCCAACAACGCTGCCGGCTTGAAATAATCACCGAATTTTTCTTGATAGGCGACAAGGCTGTTATAGACAGTTTCCAGTCCAACCGCTTCGGCATAGCGCATAGGGCCGCCGCGATAAACAGGCCAACCGTAACCATATACCCAAATCACATCAATATCGCTTGCACGGGTCGCAATTCCTTCTTCAAGGATTTTCGCCCCTTCATTGATCATTGGATAGATGCACCGTTCCAGAATTTCCTGATCCGAAATTTCCCGACGTTCAATGCCTGCATCGGCAGACGCTTTAAGGATAATTTCTTCGACAACAGGATCCGGTGTTGGTGTCCGGCTACCTTCTTTATAAAGGTAATAGCCCGAACCCGTTTTTTGGCCAAACCGTCCCAACTCGCAGATTGCATCAGCAATCGGGCTGGTTTCGCCTTTCCCCTGACGGATACGCCATCCCACATCATTTCCGGCTAAATCGGACATGGCAAATGGACCCATTGGCATACCAAAGTCAAACAGGACCCGATCCACATCCTGAGGGAGTGCCCCTTCCATGATCAGTTGGGTTGCCTGCTCGCTACGGCGGTGCAAAATACGGTTTCCAACAAATCCTTCACAGACACCAACCATGGCAGGAACTTTGCCAATCCTTTTTGCCAACGCCATACATGTTGCCATAACCGATTTACTGGTTTTTGTCGTCCGCACTTCTTCAAGCAGCTTCATAACATTGGCAGGGCTGAAGAAATGTAACCCGATCACATATTCAGGACGTTCAGTCACATCTCCAATTTCTTCAACATCCAGTGTCGATGTGTTGGTCGCCAAAATGGCACCGTCTTTACAGATACCGTCCAGTTTTGCGAACAGTTCTTTTTTAACATCCATATTCTCGAAGATTGCCTCGATGACGATATCGACATCTTTAACATCTTCAAGTTCAGTCGTCGGGCTCAGTAAAGACATACATTTGTCCATTGCTTCCCGAGACATCCGCCCCTTGGAAACAGTTGCCGCATAATTCTTTTCAATCAGTGCGACACCTTTGTCCAAAGCCTCCTGCGTTGTTTCAACAATCGTTACAGGAATTCCTGCCTGCAGGAAGTTCATTGCGATCCCGCCGCCCATGGTTCCTGCACCAATGATCCCAACTTTGTTGATATCAATCAGCGGAGTGTCCTTTGGAACATCTGGAATTTTTGCAGCCTGACGTTCAGCAAAGAAGAAATAGCGCTGACTGATAGACTGCTCCCCTTCCATCAACTCGATGAACAATTCGCGTTCGCGTTTAAGACCTTCTGGGAAAGGAAGCTCCGTGGATGCCTGAACCGCTTTGATGCAATTCTCTGGCGCTTCAAAATTCCGCGCTTTACGAGCGATTGACTTGCGGAAGTCGTCAAAGATACCCGGATTGTCTTTTGCTGCCTGTAGTTTTTCGTCACGATCACTGATCTTGATCAGCGGACGCCCTTCTGCGACTACTTTTTCGGCAAAGGCAATGGCTGTTGATTTCAAATCACCATCCGCAATCTCGTCAACAAGACCGACTTCCAAGGCTTTGTCTGCTTTAATCGGGTTCCCCGAAGTAATCATTTCCAATGCCATCGGAATGCCGACCACCCTTGGGAGCCGCTGGGTACCACCCGCTCCAGGAAGAATACCCAGTTTTACCTCAGGAAGGCCAACCTGTGCTTTTGGTGAGGCCACTCTGTAATGGCAGCCAAGGGCTGTTTCCAGTCCTCCGCCCAGTGCTGTCCCGTGAATTGCAGCAACAACAGGTTTGTTGGACATCTCAATTGAACCGATGACCTGATGCAGGCTTGGCTCTTGTGGTGGCTTGCCAAATTCGGTGATGTCAGCGCCAGCAATAAAGGTGCGGCCATCACATACAATCACGACGGAACTAACACTGTCGTCCTTATTGGCAGCCTCAATCCCGCCTTGTATGCCGGCACGCACACCAACACTTAATGCATTTACGGGTGGGTTGTTGATCGTAATAACACCAACATTTCCTTCTGCGTGATAATTTACCTTATCTGTAATCGCAGTCATTTTTTCTTATTCCTTTCTTCGTCTCTCGACTGAAACGGTTTTTATTTTCGTGTGGGATCTTCTGAAACCTGAACAAGCAGTTTACCGAAGTTTGCCCCCTTCAACAGACCGATGAAAGCTTCTGGAGCATTTTCGATACCTTTCACGATATCTTCCCGATATTTCACCTGACCAGAGCTCACCCAGCCGCCCATCTCGCGCAGGAATTCCGGTAACTTATGATAATGATCCGAAATAATGAACCCCCGCAATGTCATCCGCTTAACAAGCATTTGGCCCATGAAAGCCGGCAGCATGTCAGGGCCTTCAGGATGACCGGTCATGTTGTAATTGGCAATCCGTCCACAAAGTGGAATACGGGCAAAGTCATTGAGCAACGGCAAAACTGTTTCAAAAACCATGCCGCCAACATTTTCATAATATATGTCGATGCCGTCCGGGCAGGCTTCCTTCAGCTTGTCTGCAAAGTCAGCGTCTTTGTAATTGAGGCAGATATCAAAGCCAAGTTCCTGTTCCACATAATCACATTTTTCTTTGGAACCTGCGATCCCGACAGCGCGGCACCCTTTGATTTTTGCAATCTGTCCAACCACACTGCCAACAGCGCCCGAAGCGGCCGCAACAACAACAGTTTCCCCTTCTTTTGGCTGGCCAATGTCCAACAAGCCGAAATAGGCTGTCAAACTTGGCATACCAAGGACACCAACTGCGGTTGAAATGGGCGCAAGCGATGGGTCCAGTTTCATGATGCCGGTACCATCTGACACGCTATAAGCCTGCCATTTGGTCATGCCCATAACATAGTCGCCTTCTTTAAACCCGCTATTGTTGGATTTGGTAACCACAGCAACGCCGCTGCCCAGCATAACGTCTCCCAGCTCAGCACGGGCAGAATAACTTTTCCCTGCATCCATTCTGCCACGCATATACGGGTCAAGTGACATATAAATGGTTTTCATCAAAAACTCGCCCTCTCCCGGTTCTGGAACAGGGGTTTCAGCCAACTCGAAATTCTCGGGAGTGGGTTCTCCAACGGGGCGGGATTTCAGTAACCATTGCTTGTTCATTTCAGACATTTTTTTTCCTATTTATTTAAATGAAAGGACCCCGGGGGTTGGGGTATCCTGGTAAAGCTGTTTCACAATCTGAGATCGATTTTCCAAAACAGCTGACTGGTTAATATATTGCTTGTCTGTGATCTCGTTCCGATCAACGCTAAGGGGCGTTCCCAGAACGGCAACAGCCCCTACAAATCGGCTTTTTGCTGAATTCCTACTATTATGAACACGAACCTTCTGAGCGATCTCTTCTATCAGATCATCGTTTAGAATGAGCGGCGCACTCCCATCCGTGGGATGTCCAAAAGACTGCGCCCGTGCCATCACACCTTCTGACGGAACCACGAGTATAGACAGATATTCCTTATCATGACCAGCAATGACAATATCACGGGCAAGCGGATCCAGCGCATCGATCAAGGACAGACGGAGTGAACCCGTTTCAACCCAAGTTCCGTTTGCAAGTTTGAAGTCTTCAGATACCCGGCCACTGAAAACCAGTCCCTGCTCCAGATTTTCCGGATCCTCAAACTTAACCGCATCCCCAATGATATAAAACCCTTCTTCGTCAAAATACAGATCTGTCAAATCTGGCCGCTTATAATATTCGGTGTGGACATGTGGCCCTTTGATGCGAATTTCAAACTTGTCAGAAACCGGCACCAGTTTTATTTCTACACCAGAATACGGCACCCCAATAAGCCCAACCTTGTCAGTTTCCCAGAACACGGCCGTTCCTGTTCCTGTGGTTTCAGTCGAACCCCAGCCAGTGCCAAACGGCATTCTCATCCCAATATGCCGAATGGAAAGAACCTGCATTCTTTCAAATAATTCCTGTGATAGAGCCGCGCC
This region of Sneathiella aquimaris genomic DNA includes:
- a CDS encoding 3-hydroxyacyl-CoA dehydrogenase NAD-binding domain-containing protein encodes the protein MTAITDKVNYHAEGNVGVITINNPPVNALSVGVRAGIQGGIEAANKDDSVSSVVIVCDGRTFIAGADITEFGKPPQEPSLHQVIGSIEMSNKPVVAAIHGTALGGGLETALGCHYRVASPKAQVGLPEVKLGILPGAGGTQRLPRVVGIPMALEMITSGNPIKADKALEVGLVDEIADGDLKSTAIAFAEKVVAEGRPLIKISDRDEKLQAAKDNPGIFDDFRKSIARKARNFEAPENCIKAVQASTELPFPEGLKRERELFIELMEGEQSISQRYFFFAERQAAKIPDVPKDTPLIDINKVGIIGAGTMGGGIAMNFLQAGIPVTIVETTQEALDKGVALIEKNYAATVSKGRMSREAMDKCMSLLSPTTELEDVKDVDIVIEAIFENMDVKKELFAKLDGICKDGAILATNTSTLDVEEIGDVTERPEYVIGLHFFSPANVMKLLEEVRTTKTSKSVMATCMALAKRIGKVPAMVGVCEGFVGNRILHRRSEQATQLIMEGALPQDVDRVLFDFGMPMGPFAMSDLAGNDVGWRIRQGKGETSPIADAICELGRFGQKTGSGYYLYKEGSRTPTPDPVVEEIILKASADAGIERREISDQEILERCIYPMINEGAKILEEGIATRASDIDVIWVYGYGWPVYRGGPMRYAEAVGLETVYNSLVAYQEKFGDYFKPAALLERLVKEGKSFS
- a CDS encoding NADP-dependent oxidoreductase yields the protein MSEMNKQWLLKSRPVGEPTPENFELAETPVPEPGEGEFLMKTIYMSLDPYMRGRMDAGKSYSARAELGDVMLGSGVAVVTKSNNSGFKEGDYVMGMTKWQAYSVSDGTGIMKLDPSLAPISTAVGVLGMPSLTAYFGLLDIGQPKEGETVVVAAASGAVGSVVGQIAKIKGCRAVGIAGSKEKCDYVEQELGFDICLNYKDADFADKLKEACPDGIDIYYENVGGMVFETVLPLLNDFARIPLCGRIANYNMTGHPEGPDMLPAFMGQMLVKRMTLRGFIISDHYHKLPEFLREMGGWVSSGQVKYREDIVKGIENAPEAFIGLLKGANFGKLLVQVSEDPTRK